Proteins encoded by one window of Rhodamnia argentea isolate NSW1041297 chromosome 6, ASM2092103v1, whole genome shotgun sequence:
- the LOC125315464 gene encoding uncharacterized protein LOC125315464: protein MEEMMAAFTAKLQPPNSGLLPGLSIPPGDNTGKTSEAAPYRTMPLEDVIIAGMSSGSPPPLPAPQANPVAMGMNDETAKPLAQMEQRIREVEGTHNIPQVDFSAFSKVSVPEKFKMPDFEKYDGTSNPVQHVQMYQARMSKYAANVPLMIQTFQANLKDAAMRWYTDYEIYSMENREKAANAFVKHFSFNLDVLISREDLEQREMKKGETIKHDATRWRNVASQLKPIPPERELMKLFVSTLPRTMRSRILGSAATSFSHLIAMVEEVESGMKKGWYEDAGAPAKRFAVKKDKEPAPQVNVTYTRKPQVQAPKVQTPNQQSENFSTRGQRGYKRNRQYTPLPGTLSQV, encoded by the coding sequence atggaggaaatgatggctgcctttaCCGCCAAGCTTCAGCCACCTAATTCTGGCCTACTACCAGGCCTTTCCATTCCTCCGGGAGATAACACCGGCAAAACCTCCGAAGCTGCTCCTTAccggacaatgccgctagaagacgtgatcaTTGCTGGCATGAGCTCGGGTTCACCACCCCCACTCCCAGCTCCCCAAGCCAATCCTGTTGCTATGGGGATGAATGATGAGACGGCCAAACCGTTAGCTCAGATGgagcagaggatccgagaagtAGAAGGTACCCATAACATCCCCCAGGTTGATTTCTCCGCCTTCTCGAAGGTTAGTGTGCCCGAGAAGTttaaaatgcccgacttcgaaaagtatgacGGCACTTCCAACCCAGTGCAACATGTTCAGATGTACCAAGCCAGGATGAGCAAATATGCGGCTAACGTTCCTCTGATGATTCAAACCTTCCAGGCCAACTTGAAAGATGCAGCTATGAGATGGTACACGGACTATGAAATATACAGCATGGAGAACCGGGAGAAGGCGGCTAATGCTTTTGTTAAGCATTTTAGTTTCAACTTGGATGTTCTCATTTCTAGGGAAGATCTAGAACAGCGAGAGATGAAGAAAGGCGAGACGATTAAGCATGacgccaccaggtggaggaatgtggcatctcagcTGAAGCCAATACCCCCCGAgcgagagctcatgaaattatttgtcTCCACTCTACCTCGGACAATGCGGTCGCGAATCCTTGGATCTGCTGCAACGTCGTTCAGTCACCTCATTGCAATGGTTGAAGAGGTGGAAagtggcatgaagaaaggttggtatgaGGATGCTGGTGCGCCCGCTAAACGGTTCGCggtaaagaaagacaaagaacCCGCTCCACAAGTGAATGTCACTTATACTCGGAAGCCCCAGGTCCAAGCGCCCAAGGTTCAAACCCCTAATCAACAATCGGAGAATTTTAGTACTCGGGGACAAAGAGGATACAAGCGCAATCGACAGTATACACCATTGCCTGGTACTCTTTCGCAGGTCTAG